A section of the Streptosporangiales bacterium genome encodes:
- a CDS encoding ATP-binding cassette domain-containing protein, with amino-acid sequence MTSTQRTTRDVAEAAVDPVQGSNQVAHAGEPLLTVEHVQIGYPVKGKTHVAVHDVSFEVSAGETIILLGPSGCGKSTLLKAVAGFIEPLGGDIRVVGRQTLTPGPDRAVVFQEFDQLFPWRTVTDNLAYPLRVNGKDKAEANRLAVQYLELMGLTAAADRYPHQLSGGMKQRVAIARAMALEPLMLLMDEPFGSLDAQTRARLQRELNDVAERTKVTILFVTHSIQEAIYLGHRVVVLDKAPSTVLEIVDVSGLADPAHPDFTDALQHLRSLLADDASELQNVAFE; translated from the coding sequence ATGACCTCTACCCAGAGGACGACACGCGATGTAGCGGAGGCCGCAGTGGACCCTGTGCAGGGCAGCAACCAGGTCGCACACGCGGGGGAACCCTTGCTGACCGTCGAGCACGTCCAGATCGGCTACCCGGTCAAGGGCAAGACTCACGTCGCCGTCCACGACGTGAGCTTCGAGGTGTCGGCTGGGGAGACGATCATCCTGCTGGGCCCGTCGGGCTGCGGGAAGTCGACGCTGCTCAAGGCCGTCGCGGGGTTCATCGAACCGCTGGGCGGCGACATCCGCGTCGTGGGCAGGCAGACCCTCACACCCGGCCCCGACCGCGCCGTCGTGTTCCAGGAGTTCGACCAGCTCTTCCCGTGGCGCACGGTCACCGACAACCTCGCCTATCCGTTGCGGGTCAACGGCAAGGACAAGGCGGAGGCGAACAGGCTCGCCGTGCAGTACCTCGAGCTGATGGGCCTGACCGCCGCCGCTGACCGATACCCGCACCAGCTCTCCGGTGGCATGAAGCAGCGCGTCGCGATCGCCAGGGCGATGGCGCTCGAACCGTTGATGCTGCTGATGGACGAGCCGTTCGGCTCGCTCGACGCGCAGACGCGCGCACGCCTGCAGCGCGAGCTCAACGATGTCGCGGAGCGTACGAAGGTGACGATCCTCTTCGTCACTCACAGCATCCAGGAGGCGATCTACCTCGGCCATCGCGTCGTCGTTCTCGACAAGGCGCCGTCGACCGTGCTCGAGATCGTCGACGTCTCCGGCCTCGCCGACCCCGCGCACCCCGACTTCACCGACGCCCTGCAGCACCTGCGCTCACTGCTCGCGGACGACGCGAGCGAGCTCCAGAACGTCGCCTTCGAGTGA
- a CDS encoding TSUP family transporter yields MEPAQLLAAVSVVTLAALLGGITGFGYGLVSTPLLLAVGLPLPTIVVLNLILGTITRGTAAWRFRREVSRRSAFLIAGSVPGYAIGTALLVEVDLDLLETAAGVLVITLAIASIVPRGPKVGAGPVSCLVAGAAGGTLGATTALNGVLPALLLSHARLPARPFIGELAVYIVASNLVGLVAVAVGGVSAFRLGPLVAVSLLPAVLANIAGTTLGPRLPAKAFRAVTLALVLTAGVVTIISR; encoded by the coding sequence ATGGAACCCGCACAGCTGCTCGCCGCCGTGTCCGTGGTGACGTTGGCGGCACTGCTCGGCGGGATCACCGGCTTCGGCTACGGGCTCGTCTCGACTCCGCTGCTGCTCGCGGTGGGCCTCCCGCTGCCCACAATCGTCGTGCTCAACCTGATCCTCGGCACGATCACGCGCGGCACCGCGGCCTGGCGCTTCCGCAGGGAGGTCAGCAGGCGGTCGGCGTTCCTGATCGCGGGGAGCGTGCCCGGCTACGCCATCGGCACGGCGTTGCTCGTCGAGGTCGACCTCGACCTGCTCGAGACGGCGGCGGGCGTGCTCGTCATCACGCTCGCGATCGCGTCGATCGTCCCGCGCGGCCCGAAGGTCGGCGCGGGACCGGTGTCGTGCCTCGTCGCCGGCGCGGCCGGTGGCACGCTCGGCGCGACGACGGCACTGAACGGCGTGCTGCCCGCGTTGCTGCTCTCGCACGCCCGGCTGCCGGCGCGTCCGTTCATCGGCGAGCTCGCCGTCTACATCGTGGCATCCAACCTCGTCGGGCTCGTCGCGGTCGCCGTCGGCGGTGTCTCCGCTTTCCGCCTCGGCCCGCTCGTCGCGGTGTCGTTGCTGCCGGCCGTGCTCGCGAACATCGCCGGCACGACGCTCGGCCCCCGACTGCCGGCGAAAGCGTTCCGTGCGGTGACCCTGGCCCTCGTCCTGACGGCAGGTGTGGTAACGATCATTTCTCGATAA